From one Nothobranchius furzeri strain GRZ-AD chromosome 2, NfurGRZ-RIMD1, whole genome shotgun sequence genomic stretch:
- the LOC129154101 gene encoding oocyte zinc finger protein XlCOF6-like isoform X1: MDTDVPQLVLVKEEAPEEQSAGVDQQDPEHLHIKEEQEELWTSLEGEHLCLKEETEAVGSPVTAASIKSEDDEEKPLVSQLHQQQIEDRDVPTSSSADQMAAETGGGAGTSRNPDLNPHEQTSGSSETEVSGDDDDDDDDDDDDDDVNLDSELSDSGSETGDEDDDWNESRSSESDVSRKREETDEKPLLLHFHNHQMKDGGVPTSSLAGQMTAKVGGGAETSKNLDLDPKEKTSDSSEIEVSREDEDDVNLDSERSDSGPETGNGDHGCNENKSSESDIRTVNKSFSCPVCGTQFLHQWSFQEHVRVTSHSAVRSSECSVNTKCAKEKQHGGSCRKVQKEPKSFSCDDCGKRFSQKSSLTRHMRVHTGQKPFACELCGYRCTHKASLNTHMRVHTGDKPFACELCGYRCSHKASLNTHMRGHTGEKPFACELCGYRCTHKANLNTHMRVHTGQKPFACELCGYRCTHKASLNTHMRVHTGDKPFACELCGYRCTQKASLNTHMRVHTGDKPFACELCEYRCTHKAGLNTHMRVHTGQKPFSCELCGYRCTHKATLNTHMRVHTGDKPFACELCGYRCTQKASLNTHMRVHTGDKPFACELCEYRCTHKANLNTHMKVHTGEKPFACELCGYRCTHKATLNTHMRVHTGEKPFACELCEYRCTRKANLNTHMKGHTGEKPLPVSCVDKDLAERQS; this comes from the exons atgttccacagctggtgctggttaaagaagaagctcctgaagaacagagtgctggtgtggaccagcaggacccagaacacctccacataaaggaggaacaggaggagctctggaccagtctggagggagagcatctctgtttgaaggaggagactgaagctgtcggTTCTCCTGTTACTGCtgcttctataaagagtgaggatgatgaagagaaacctctggtctcacagcttcatcagcagcaaatagaagacagagatgttccaaccagcagctcagctgaccagatggcagcagaaactggtggaggagcaggaactagcaggaacccagatctgaaccctcatgaacaaacatctggttcttcagagactgaagttagtggagatgatgatgatgatgatgatgatgatgatgatgatgatgatgtgaatctggactctgagctgtcagactctgggtctgaaactggagatgaagatgatgactggaatgagagcaggtcttctgagtcagatg tttcaaggaagagagaagaaacggatgagaaacctctgctcttacatttccacaaccatcaaatgaaagacggaggtgtcccaaccagcagcttggctgggcagatgacagcaaaagttggtggaggagcagaaactagcaagAACCTAGATCTGGACCCTAAAGAAAAGACATCCGattcttcagagattgaagttagtcgagaagatgaagatgatgtgaatctagattctgagcgttcagactctgggcctgaaactggaaacggagatcatggctgtaatgagaacaagtcCTCGGAGTCAGATATTAGGACCGTGaacaaatcatttagctgccctgtgtgtggtaCACAGTTCCTCCACCAGTGGTCTTTTCAggaacatgtgagagtgacaagtcattcagcagtaaggtcttcagagtgttcggttaatacaaaatgtgcgaaagagaagcaacatggaggctcatgtagaaaagtccagaaagaaccaaaatcatttagttgtgatgactgtggaaaaagatttagccaaaagtccaGTTTAACCCgtcatatgagagtccacaccgggcagaagccttttgcctgtgagctctgtggatacagatgtacccataaggcaagtttaaacacacacatgagagtccacacaggagataagccgtttgcctgtgagctctgtggatacagatgtagccataaggcaagtttaaacacacacatgagaggccacacaggagagaagccttttgcctgtgagctctgtggatacagatgtacccataaggcaaatttaaacacacacatgagagtccacaccgggcagaagccttttgcctgtgagctctgtggatacagatgtacccataaggcaagtttaaacacacacatgagagtccacacaggagataagccttttgcctgtgagctttgtggatacagatgtacccaaaaggcaagtttaaacacacacatgagagtccacacaggagataagccttttgcctgtgagctctgcgaatacagatgtacccataagGCAGGTTTAAACACacatatgagagtccacaccgggcagaagcctttttcctgtgagctctgtggatacagatgtacccataaggcaactttaaacacacacatgagagtccacacaggagataagccttttgcctgtgagctttgtggatacagatgtacccaaaaggcaagtttaaacacacacatgagagtccacacaggagataagccttttgcctgtgagctctgcgaatacagatgtacccataaggcaaatttaaacacacacatgaaagtccacacaggagagaagccgtttgcctgtgagctctgtggatacagatgtacccataaggcaactttaaacacacacatgagagtccatacaggagagaagccgtttgcctgtgagctctgcgaatacagatgtacccgtaaggcaaatttaaacactcacatgaaaggccacacaggagagaagcctttgccTGTAAGCTGTgttgacaaagatttagccgaaagacaaagTTAA
- the LOC129154101 gene encoding uncharacterized protein isoform X3 translates to MDTDVPQLVLVKEEAPEEQSAGVDQQDPEHLHIKEEQEELWTSLEGEHLCLKEETEAVGSPVTAASIKSEDDEEKPLVSQLHQQQIEDRDVPTSSSADQMAAETGGGAGTSRNPDLNPHEQTSGSSETEVSGDDDDDDDDDDDDDDVNLDSELSDSGSETGDEDDDWNESRSSESDGNLCC, encoded by the exons atgttccacagctggtgctggttaaagaagaagctcctgaagaacagagtgctggtgtggaccagcaggacccagaacacctccacataaaggaggaacaggaggagctctggaccagtctggagggagagcatctctgtttgaaggaggagactgaagctgtcggTTCTCCTGTTACTGCtgcttctataaagagtgaggatgatgaagagaaacctctggtctcacagcttcatcagcagcaaatagaagacagagatgttccaaccagcagctcagctgaccagatggcagcagaaactggtggaggagcaggaactagcaggaacccagatctgaaccctcatgaacaaacatctggttcttcagagactgaagttagtggagatgatgatgatgatgatgatgatgatgatgatgatgatgatgtgaatctggactctgagctgtcagactctgggtctgaaactggagatgaagatgatgactggaatgagagcaggtcttctgagtcagatg GTAACCTGTGCTGCTAA
- the LOC129154101 gene encoding gastrula zinc finger protein XlCGF57.1-like isoform X2 codes for MAAETGGGAGTSRNPDLNPHEQTSGSSETEVSGDDDDDDDDDDDDDDVNLDSELSDSGSETGDEDDDWNESRSSESDVSRKREETDEKPLLLHFHNHQMKDGGVPTSSLAGQMTAKVGGGAETSKNLDLDPKEKTSDSSEIEVSREDEDDVNLDSERSDSGPETGNGDHGCNENKSSESDIRTVNKSFSCPVCGTQFLHQWSFQEHVRVTSHSAVRSSECSVNTKCAKEKQHGGSCRKVQKEPKSFSCDDCGKRFSQKSSLTRHMRVHTGQKPFACELCGYRCTHKASLNTHMRVHTGDKPFACELCGYRCSHKASLNTHMRGHTGEKPFACELCGYRCTHKANLNTHMRVHTGQKPFACELCGYRCTHKASLNTHMRVHTGDKPFACELCGYRCTQKASLNTHMRVHTGDKPFACELCEYRCTHKAGLNTHMRVHTGQKPFSCELCGYRCTHKATLNTHMRVHTGDKPFACELCGYRCTQKASLNTHMRVHTGDKPFACELCEYRCTHKANLNTHMKVHTGEKPFACELCGYRCTHKATLNTHMRVHTGEKPFACELCEYRCTRKANLNTHMKGHTGEKPLPVSCVDKDLAERQS; via the exons atggcagcagaaactggtggaggagcaggaactagcaggaacccagatctgaaccctcatgaacaaacatctggttcttcagagactgaagttagtggagatgatgatgatgatgatgatgatgatgatgatgatgatgatgtgaatctggactctgagctgtcagactctgggtctgaaactggagatgaagatgatgactggaatgagagcaggtcttctgagtcagatg tttcaaggaagagagaagaaacggatgagaaacctctgctcttacatttccacaaccatcaaatgaaagacggaggtgtcccaaccagcagcttggctgggcagatgacagcaaaagttggtggaggagcagaaactagcaagAACCTAGATCTGGACCCTAAAGAAAAGACATCCGattcttcagagattgaagttagtcgagaagatgaagatgatgtgaatctagattctgagcgttcagactctgggcctgaaactggaaacggagatcatggctgtaatgagaacaagtcCTCGGAGTCAGATATTAGGACCGTGaacaaatcatttagctgccctgtgtgtggtaCACAGTTCCTCCACCAGTGGTCTTTTCAggaacatgtgagagtgacaagtcattcagcagtaaggtcttcagagtgttcggttaatacaaaatgtgcgaaagagaagcaacatggaggctcatgtagaaaagtccagaaagaaccaaaatcatttagttgtgatgactgtggaaaaagatttagccaaaagtccaGTTTAACCCgtcatatgagagtccacaccgggcagaagccttttgcctgtgagctctgtggatacagatgtacccataaggcaagtttaaacacacacatgagagtccacacaggagataagccgtttgcctgtgagctctgtggatacagatgtagccataaggcaagtttaaacacacacatgagaggccacacaggagagaagccttttgcctgtgagctctgtggatacagatgtacccataaggcaaatttaaacacacacatgagagtccacaccgggcagaagccttttgcctgtgagctctgtggatacagatgtacccataaggcaagtttaaacacacacatgagagtccacacaggagataagccttttgcctgtgagctttgtggatacagatgtacccaaaaggcaagtttaaacacacacatgagagtccacacaggagataagccttttgcctgtgagctctgcgaatacagatgtacccataagGCAGGTTTAAACACacatatgagagtccacaccgggcagaagcctttttcctgtgagctctgtggatacagatgtacccataaggcaactttaaacacacacatgagagtccacacaggagataagccttttgcctgtgagctttgtggatacagatgtacccaaaaggcaagtttaaacacacacatgagagtccacacaggagataagccttttgcctgtgagctctgcgaatacagatgtacccataaggcaaatttaaacacacacatgaaagtccacacaggagagaagccgtttgcctgtgagctctgtggatacagatgtacccataaggcaactttaaacacacacatgagagtccatacaggagagaagccgtttgcctgtgagctctgcgaatacagatgtacccgtaaggcaaatttaaacactcacatgaaaggccacacaggagagaagcctttgccTGTAAGCTGTgttgacaaagatttagccgaaagacaaagTTAA